From one Physeter macrocephalus isolate SW-GA chromosome 18, ASM283717v5, whole genome shotgun sequence genomic stretch:
- the WDR82 gene encoding WD repeat-containing protein 82 codes for MKLTDSVLRSFRVAKVFRENSDKINCFDFSPNGETVISSSDDDSIVLYDCQEGKPKRTLYSKKYGVDLIRYTHAANTVVYSSNKIDDTIRYLSLHDNKYIRYFPGHNKRVVALSMSPVDDTFISGSLDKTIRLWDLRSPNCQGLMHLQGKPVCSFDPEGLIFAAGVNSEMVKLYDLRSFDKGPFATFKMQYDRTCEWTGLKFSNDGKLILISTNGSFIRLIDAVKRVVMHTFGGYASSKTVTLEASFTPDSQFIMIGSEDGKIHVWNGESGIKVAVLDGKHTGPITCLQFNPKFMTFASACSNMAFWLPTIDD; via the exons ATGAAGCTGACCGACAGCGTGCTGCGGAGCTTCCGCGTCGCCAAGGTGTTCCGCGAGAACTCGGACAAGATTAACTGCTTCGACTTCAGCCCCAACGGCGAGACCGTCATCTCGAGCAGCGACGACGACTCCATCGTGCTCTATGACTGCCAGGAGGGCAA ACCAAAGAGAACCCTGTACAGTAAGAAATATGGCGTGGACCTCATCAGATACACTCATGCAGCAAACACAGTCGTTTACAGCTCTAACAAAATAGACG ATACTATCCGTTACCTGTCCTTGCATGACAACAAATACATCAGATACTTTCCTGGACATAACAAAAG GGTGGTGGCCTTGTCCATGTCACCTGTGGATGACACTTTCATTTCTGGGTCTCTTGATAAGACCATTCGGCTCTGGGATCTCCGGTCTCCTAACTGCCAG ggtCTTATGCATTTACAGGGCAAGCCAGTTTGTTCTTTTGATCCAGAAGGATTAATTTTTGCTGCAGGTGTCAATTCTGAAATGGTCAAACTTTATGATCTTCGCTCTTTTGATAAG GGGCCATTTGCGACATTTAAGATGCAGTATGATCGGACTTGTGAGTGGACAGGACTTAAGTTCAGCAATGATGGCAAACTCATCCTCATCTCCACCAATGGCAGCTTCATCCGTCTGATCGATGCAGTCAAGCGAGTGGTGATGCATACGTTTGGGGGTTATGCCAGCAGCAAAACCGTCACACTGGAG GCCTCGTTTACTCCAGACTCGCAGTTTATTATGATTG GTTCAGAGGATGGCAAGATCCATGTCTGGAATGGAGAGAGTGGTATAAAAGTAGCTGTGTTGGATGGCAAACACACAGGCCCCATTACCTGTTTGCAGTTCAACCCCAAGTTCATGACCTTTGCCAGTGCTTGTTCCAACATG GCCTTCTGGTTGCCCACCATTGATGACTGA